The Solirubrobacterales bacterium genome contains a region encoding:
- the rlmN gene encoding 23S rRNA (adenine(2503)-C(2))-methyltransferase RlmN gives MDLNLLKDTLEELGDAPYRAKQVWEWTARGATGYEEMSNLPELLRLELDERVPFSTLELIDSAESRDGTVKALFHTHDKRPVEAVMMKYLDGRRSICVSSQSGCPLTCTFCATGTMAFGRNLTTAEILDQALFFKRIEDNVNHLVFMGMGEPMMNLDNVLESCEKLPDIGITSRRTTVSTVGWLPGIKQFNKIERPVRLALSLHAADPELRSKIMPVNDRWPLEDVLAECRKHYEQNNRRVYIEYVMLDGINDHTIHAKQLAEVLQPHNAFKVNLIPYNPTGTGYGGSARTTIAAFKDTLQSEGVVATVRLTRGQDIAAACGQLVADAIQKAAVSDTDAALA, from the coding sequence ATGGATCTGAATCTTCTCAAGGACACGCTCGAAGAACTCGGCGATGCCCCCTACCGCGCCAAACAGGTATGGGAGTGGACCGCGCGCGGAGCGACTGGCTACGAGGAGATGTCCAATCTTCCCGAGTTGCTGCGCCTCGAGCTCGATGAGCGAGTGCCGTTCTCCACGCTTGAGCTGATCGACAGCGCTGAATCCCGCGACGGCACCGTCAAGGCCCTCTTCCACACCCACGACAAGCGCCCCGTCGAAGCCGTGATGATGAAGTACCTCGACGGTCGCCGCTCGATCTGCGTCTCGAGCCAGTCGGGCTGCCCGCTTACCTGCACCTTCTGTGCGACCGGCACGATGGCCTTCGGCCGCAACCTCACTACTGCCGAGATCCTCGACCAGGCGCTCTTCTTCAAGCGCATCGAGGACAACGTCAACCACCTCGTGTTCATGGGCATGGGCGAACCGATGATGAACCTCGACAACGTGCTCGAGTCCTGCGAGAAGCTCCCGGACATCGGGATCACCAGTCGCCGCACGACAGTTTCAACCGTCGGCTGGCTCCCGGGCATCAAACAGTTCAACAAGATCGAGCGACCGGTGCGACTCGCGCTCAGCCTCCACGCCGCCGACCCCGAGCTGCGCTCGAAGATCATGCCGGTCAACGACCGCTGGCCGCTTGAGGACGTGCTCGCCGAGTGCCGCAAGCACTACGAACAGAACAATCGCCGCGTGTACATCGAGTACGTGATGCTCGATGGGATCAACGACCACACGATCCACGCCAAGCAACTCGCCGAGGTGCTCCAACCCCACAACGCCTTCAAGGTCAATCTGATCCCCTACAACCCGACTGGCACGGGATACGGAGGATCGGCCCGCACCACGATCGCCGCTTTCAAGGACACGCTGCAATCAGAAGGCGTCGTCGCGACAGTGCGCCTGACTCGCGGCCAGGACATTGCCGCCGCATGCGGTCAGCTCGTTGCCGACGCGATTCAGAAAGCCGCCGTCTCGGACACAGACGCGGCGCTCGCGTAG
- a CDS encoding rRNA pseudouridine synthase, with product MRLAKYIAHAGIASRRASEQLIFDGRVTVDGNVATDPARDVDDGNEISVDGDRVAIEKTVVYAVNKPLGVISTASDPEGRRTVVDLIGSEKRLYPVGRLDANSFGLMLVTNDGDLAQKLSHPRHGVPKTYRVRVRRGNPLSRGELAHLAAGVELEDGKTGRAEVTKTGPREFEIVIREGRNRQIRRMCEAIGRDVGELQRIKFGPLELGRLKEGTARKLSNEEIESLWQNVDLAQTTKKPSKPKSRGNSRTGRGKTR from the coding sequence GTGCGTCTTGCGAAATACATCGCCCACGCTGGCATCGCCAGCCGCCGCGCCTCAGAGCAGCTGATCTTTGACGGCCGCGTCACGGTTGACGGCAACGTTGCCACGGATCCCGCGCGCGATGTGGACGACGGCAACGAGATATCGGTTGATGGTGACCGCGTGGCTATCGAGAAAACGGTGGTGTACGCGGTGAACAAGCCACTCGGCGTAATCAGCACGGCAAGCGACCCAGAAGGCCGCCGCACGGTGGTCGATCTCATCGGCTCCGAGAAACGCCTCTACCCAGTCGGCCGCCTCGACGCAAACTCATTCGGCCTGATGCTCGTCACCAACGACGGCGACCTCGCCCAGAAGCTCAGCCACCCTCGCCACGGCGTGCCCAAGACCTACCGCGTTCGCGTTCGTCGAGGAAATCCACTCTCGCGCGGCGAGCTCGCGCACCTGGCAGCAGGAGTCGAGCTGGAAGACGGCAAAACCGGCCGCGCCGAGGTCACCAAGACCGGGCCGCGCGAGTTCGAGATCGTCATTCGCGAAGGACGCAACCGCCAGATCCGTCGCATGTGTGAAGCGATCGGCCGCGACGTCGGCGAGCTCCAGCGCATCAAGTTCGGACCGCTCGAACTCGGCCGCCTCAAAGAGGGCACGGCCCGCAAACTTTCGAACGAGGAGATCGAATCGCTCTGGCAGAATGTCGATCTCGCACAGACCACGAAAAAGCCCTCCAAGCCCAAGTCGCGCGGCAACTCGCGCACCGGCCGCGGCAAGACCAGATGA
- the aroH gene encoding chorismate mutase — translation MNADSNTKLFALRGATTVKANEADLIVEATEELLVEVLKRNDLAPAALVSCIFTTTADLNAQFPAVAARNIGLNAVPLLCASEIDVPGSLPLAIRILLQYYAPPEHESKHVYLRDAVTLRTDLSAAQ, via the coding sequence ATGAACGCAGACTCCAACACCAAGCTCTTCGCCCTGCGCGGCGCGACCACGGTCAAAGCCAACGAGGCCGACTTGATCGTGGAAGCGACCGAGGAGCTGCTCGTCGAGGTGCTCAAACGCAACGACCTCGCTCCGGCCGCGCTCGTCAGCTGCATCTTCACCACGACAGCGGATCTGAACGCCCAGTTTCCAGCGGTCGCCGCGCGCAACATCGGCCTGAACGCCGTGCCGTTGCTCTGCGCGAGCGAGATCGACGTCCCCGGTTCGCTGCCCCTCGCGATCCGCATTCTTCTTCAGTACTACGCGCCACCCGAGCACGAAAGCAAACACGTGTACCTGCGCGACGCAGTCACGCTGCGCACTGACCTCTCGGCAGCCCAATAG